Proteins from one Triticum aestivum cultivar Chinese Spring chromosome 7A, IWGSC CS RefSeq v2.1, whole genome shotgun sequence genomic window:
- the LOC123150138 gene encoding deSI-like protein At4g17486 — protein MAAAASASASASSSSSTSTSAGSSASTSTPRPAPRQAAAAPSSSPVFLNVYDVTPANGYARWLGLGVYHSGVQVHGVEYAYGAHEGAGSGIFEVPPRRCPGYAFREAVLVGTTALTRAEVRALMADLAADFPGDAYNLVSRNCNHFCDAACRRLVARARIPRWVNRLAKIGVVFTCVIPSSSRHQVRRKGEPQLPAPVKSRSARQPAAPPRPRTFFRSLSVGGGKNVTPRPLQTPPVGPALTLTTPAPTPLASM, from the coding sequence atggccgccgccgcctccgcctccgcctccgcctcgtcttcttcctccacctccacctcggcCGGGTCCTCCGCGTCCACCTCCACGCCCCGGCCCGCCCCGcgccaggccgccgcggcgccgtCGTCGTCCCCGGTCTTCCTCAACGTGTACGACGTGACCCCGGCCAACGGGTACGCGCGGTGGCTGGGGCTCGGCGTGTACCACTCGGGCGTGCAGGTCCACGGGGTGGAGTACGCGTACGGCGCGCACGAGGGCGCCGGGAGCGGCATCTTCGAGGTGCCCCCGCGGCGGTGCCCCGGCTACGCGTTCCGGGAGGCGGTGCTGGTGGGCACCACGGCGCTGACCCGCGCCGAGGTGCGCGCCCTCATGGCCGACCTCGCCGCCGACTTCCCGGGCGACGCCTACAACCTCGTCTCCCGCAACTGCAACCACTTCTGCGACGCCGCgtgccgccgcctcgtcgcccgcGCCCGCATCCCGCGCTGGGTCAACCGCCTCGCCAAGATCGGGGTCGTCTTCACCTGCGTCATCCCCAGCAGCAGCAGGCACCAGGTGCGCCGCAAGGGGGAGCCGCAGCTGCCCGCCCCCGTCAAGAGCCGCTCCGCGCGCcagcccgccgccccgccgcggccCAGGACCTTCTTCCGCTCCCTCTCCGTCGGCGGCGGCAAGAACGTCACGCCCCGCCCGCTCCAGACCCCGCCGGTGGGGCCCGCCCTGACGTTGACGACGCCGGCACCGACGCCGTTGGCCTCCATGTAA